In Rosa chinensis cultivar Old Blush chromosome 1, RchiOBHm-V2, whole genome shotgun sequence, a genomic segment contains:
- the LOC112200292 gene encoding disease resistance protein RPV1, translated as MASTSSRRQWKYDVFLSFRGEDTRWSFTEYLYIVLNQRGILTFRDDRELEKGKSIRPELLGAIKESRSAIVILSPKYGRSSWCLDELVKIIQCMKDMGQQVFPIFYGVNPSDVRHQTGCFELKWISQVDVQVRAHEEVYGKYDEDRMNAWRAALAEVANLSGWEFNYYGSVTKLIEEIANHMLKMPVQTPSSVDKGFIGMGSRIDDLLSNYIYPQLDAVRFIGIHGMRGIGKTTLARAIHDEICQDFDRAYFLSNVRERSKNNGLVSLQEKLLSEILMAKIKNIADEYTGAAMIKRRLCRIKVLVVIDDVDHLTQLEKLAGSRNWFGSGSRIVITTTDVQLLKAHDVDATYKANGLNCDEALQLLSLKAFKKYPPPVDYLHLCYDIIGYAQGLPLALVVLGSFLFGRRTDEWASAIDRLKNTPDKRIIDVLRISFDGLDEKDKEIFLHIACFYKGKDKDRVTQILDYCQLNPVIGLSVLADRSLITLSNNELWMHDLLQELGWEIVREQFPKEPGKRSRLWSHDDINNVLKKNKGTDSIQGMVMELTELQVAHWNPEAFSNLSQLGLLHIRNVDLPKGLNCLSNSLRLLEWTGYPLRSLPKFFEGDELIELNLCHSNIKQLWKGTKNFDKLKFIKLCHSQSIVETPDLAGVQNLESLDLEGCENLVRIHQSLGFLKKLIVLNLKDCKSLESLPSRIEMESLETLILSNCSKVKKIPEFVGNMERLSVLYLDETAIEELPVSIERLTGLVTLNLSNCRNLVCLPSTVDILKSVENLNLSGCLKLGKNQVNVGVMDCFEETDVNSGSAIEMSPTHDRRKYVRGSIFHGCKVVWRSLKKVLPSGLVQKVNTEPKSFHLPISQKVNTEPMSFRLPISGLCNLTYLNLSNCNLGEGAFANEFGYFPTLVTLNLSGNNFVRLPSGIGLLSRLENFNLENCKRLQELSDLPSNSILDLRADGCTSLKYLFDASNLDRLTKSYFNFINCFNLNGNQGCNNIAFEMLKTLMYQGISNDRETFQIVIPGSNIPEWFSHQSVGCSVSVSLPAHWNNSRVLGFALCAVFVLHEHHRVNELYIDEFKTFNATHHLVCCLKLDGRELEVYGRQPAFRFSEEFCKVKSDHLWLFYVSHDKYFGTERWHNSCSQFEFLFETRGPGLKVKECGVRLIYEQDVQELNRTTTSSSSGMSPYGDILIGFDIPVAGETSGSGSRTCTLEEL; from the exons ATGGCGTCAACCTCTTCTCGTCGTCAGTGGAAATACGATGTCTTTCTAAGTTTCAGGGGGGAAGATACGCGCTGGTCCTTTACCGAGTATCTGTATATTGTACTAAATCAGAGAGGAATTCTCACCTTTCGGGATGACCGAGAGCTTGAGAAAGGAAAATCCATTAGGCCCGAACTTTTAGGTGCAATTAAGGAGTCTAGATCTGCGATTGTCATTCTCTCACCCAAATATGGTCGTTCGtcatggtgcttggatgaactcgTCAAGATTATTCAATGCATGAAAGACATGGGCCAACAAGTCTTCCCCATCTTCTACGGCGTGAATCCTTCTGATGTGCGGCACCAAACGGGATGTTTTGAGCTCAAATGGATATCCCAAGTAGATGTGCAAGTAAGGGCACATGAAGAAGTTTATGGGAAGTATGATGAGGACAGAATGAATGCCTGGAGAGCTGCTTTGGCTGAGGTCGCCAATCTTTCTGGCTGGGAATTCAACTATTATGG AAGTGTAACAAAACTAATTGAGGAAATTGCTAATCATATGCTAAAGATGCCCGTGCAGACACCGTCAAGTGTTGACAAGGGCTTCATAGGAATGGGTTCCCGCATTGATGATTTATTAAGCAATTACATATATCCGCAGCTTGATGCGGTGCGTTTTATAGGGATCCATGGCATGCGGGGCATAGGTAAGACAACACTTGCTCGAGCTATCCATGATGAAATTTGTCAGGATTTTGACCGAGCCTACTTTCTTTCCAATGTTAGAGAAAGGTCTAAAAACAATGGCCTAGTTTCTCTTCAAGAAAAACTTCTTTCTGAAATCCTAAtggcaaaaattaaaaatatagcGGATGAATACACAGGAGCTGCTATGATAAAAAGGCGGTTGTGTAGAATAAAGGTGCTTGTTGTTATTGATGATGTGGATCACTTGACACAATTAGAGAAATTGGCTGGAAGTCGCAACTGGTTTGGTTCTGGGAGTAGAATTGTCATAACCACCACAGATGTTCAGTTGTTAAAGGCACATGATGTTGATGCTACATACAAGGCTAACGGGTTAAACTGTGATGAAGCACTtcaacttttgagtttgaaggcTTTTAAGAAATATCCCCCACCAGTAGATTATTTGCATCTGTGCTACGATATTATAGGGTATGCTCAGGGGCTTCCTTTGGCTCTCGTGGTTTTAGGTTCTTTTCTATTTGGTAGAAGAACTGATGAATGGGCAAGTGCGATAGATAGGCTAAAGAACACACCAGATAAACGCATTATTGATGTGCTTCGGATTAGTTTTGATGGACTGGatgaaaaagacaaagaaatatTCCTACATATTGCTTGCTTTTACAAGGGGAAGGATAAGGATCGTGTGACACAAATACTAGACTATTGCCAGCTAAACCCTGTCATTGGTTTAAGTGTTCTTGCTGATAGATCTCTCATAACTCTGTCCAACAACGAACTGTGGATGCATGATTTGCTGCAAGAATTGGGCTGGGAAATTGTTCGTGAACAGTTTCCCAAAGAGCCAGGCAAACGTAGTAGATTATGGTCTCATGACGACATCAACAATGTGCTGAAGAAAAATAAG GGAACGGATTCAATCCAAGGCATGGTAATGGAGTTGACTGAATTACAAGTGGCTCATTGGAATCCAGAAGCCTTTTCAAATTTGTCTCAACTTGGTCTTCTCCATATTCGTAATGTGGACCTTCCCAAAGGCCTCAATTGTCTTTCTAATTCCTTGAGACTCCTCGAATGGACTGGGTATCCCTTAAGATCTCTCCCAAAATTTTTTGAAGGAGATGAACTTATTGAACTTAACTTGTGCCACAGCAACATTAAACAGCTTTGGAAGGGAACAAAG AATTTTGACAAGTTGAAGTTCATCAAACTCTGCCATTCTCAAAGCATTGTGGAGACCCCAGACCTCGCAGGCGTTCAGAATCTTGAGAGTTTAGATCTTGAAGGGTGTGAGAATTTGGTAAGAATCCATCAATCCCTTGGATTTCTCAAAAAGCTTATTGTCCTGAATCTTAAAGACTGCAAAAGTCTCGAGAGTCTGCCAAGTAGAATTGAAATGGAATCTCTTGAAACATTAATTCTTTCTAACTGCTCAAAAGTTAAGAAGATTCCCGAGTTTGTTGGAAATATGGAACGTTTGTCGGTGCTTTATCTTGATGAGACTGCCATTGAGGAACTGCCAGTATCAATTGAACGGCTGACTGGCCTTGTGACATTGAATCTAAGCAACTGCAGAAATCTTGTCTGTCTTCCTAGCACCGTCGATATATTGAAGTCTGTTGAAAATCTTAATCTTTCTGGATGCTTGAAACTCGGCAAAAATCAGGTAAACGTGGGGGTGATGGACTGTTTTGAGGAAACTGATGTGAATAGTGGGTCCGCAATAGAAATGTCTCCTACCCATGATCGCAGAAAATATGTGAGAGGTTCAATCTTTCATGGATGCAAAGTAGTTTGGCGATCTTTAAAAAAGGTCTTGCCTTCTGGATTGGTGCAAAAAGTGAATACAGAGCCAAAGAGTTTCCACTTGCCTATATCACAAAAAGTGAATACAGAGCCAATGAGTTTCCGCTTGCCTATATCTGGTCTGTGTAATTTAACATATCTGAACCTGAGTAATTGCAATCTTGGTGAAGGAGCATTTGCCAACGAATTTGGTTACTTTCCCACTTTGGTGACCTTGAATCTAAGTGGGAACAATTTTGTTCGTCTTCCTTCAGGCATTGGATTGCTTTCTAGGCTTGAGAACTTTAACTTGGAGAATTGCAAGAGACTTCAAGAGTTGTCAGACCTTCCATCAAATAGTATACTAGATTTAAGGGCAGATGGTTGTACTTCACTGAAATACTTGTTTGATGCATCAAATTTGGACAGATTAACCAaatcatatttcaatttcatcaattgcttcaatctaaatggcaatcaaggatgcaatAACATAGCATTTGAAATGCTGAAGACATTAATGTATCAG GGAATCTCTAATGACAGGGAAACTTTTCAAATTGTAATTCCTGGAAGTAATATTCCTGAGTGGTTCAGCCATCAGAGTGTTGGGTGTTCTGTAAGTGTATCTCTGCCTGCACATTGGAATAACAGTCGGGTTTTGGGATTTGCTCTGTGCGCTGTTTTTGTACTCCATGAGCACCATCGGGTGAATGAGCTTTATATAGATGAATTCAAGACTTTTAATGCAACACATCATCTTGTATGTTGCCTGAAGCTCGATGGAAGAGAATTGGAAGTATATGGCAGACAGCCTGCATTTCGCTTTAGTGAAGAATTTTGCAAGGTGAAGTCAGATCACCTGTGGCTATTCTATGTATCTCATGATAAATACTTTGGTACAGAGCGGTGGCATAACAGTTGCAGTCAGTTTGAGTTCTTATTTGAAACCAGAGGGCCAGGTCTGAAGGTGAAGGAGTGTGGAGTCCGTCTGATATATGAGCAAGATGTGCAAGAGTTGAACCGAACAACCACTTCATCAAGCAGTGGGATGTCTCCTTATGGGGATATATTGATTGGTTTTGACATTCCAGTTGCAGGGGAAACCAGTGGCAGTGGTAGCAGAACTTGCACGCTTGAAGAATTATAG